From a single Couchioplanes caeruleus genomic region:
- a CDS encoding CGNR zinc finger domain-containing protein, with translation MSWKASARHGVREAPAGLALLQDFVNTRATMSYAPDLLATPDDAQRWLTDALATWSRVAGLPAPVLLLSSTDLRSLRRLRSTFEGVILAAGGRHANPDGALPPADVPVSLVPDADGWVRMVPAGRGTRWLASALWSEALLAQQAGLWPRLKLCNNVECRAAFFDTSRNNSGVWHDVSTCGNTANLRAFRERRRLMGGTGDQDGRPQHGLR, from the coding sequence ATGTCATGGAAGGCAAGTGCCCGGCACGGCGTACGCGAGGCGCCGGCCGGCCTCGCTCTCCTGCAGGACTTCGTGAACACCCGGGCCACCATGTCGTACGCCCCGGACCTGCTCGCCACGCCCGACGACGCCCAGCGCTGGCTGACCGACGCCCTGGCCACGTGGTCGCGGGTGGCCGGCCTGCCCGCCCCCGTGCTGCTGCTCTCCTCCACGGACCTGCGGTCGCTGCGGCGGCTGCGGAGCACGTTCGAGGGCGTGATCCTGGCCGCCGGCGGTCGCCACGCCAACCCGGACGGCGCCCTGCCCCCGGCGGACGTGCCGGTGAGCCTCGTCCCCGACGCCGACGGCTGGGTCCGCATGGTGCCCGCCGGGCGCGGCACCCGCTGGCTCGCGTCGGCGTTGTGGTCGGAGGCGCTCCTCGCGCAGCAGGCCGGGCTGTGGCCGCGGCTGAAGCTGTGCAACAACGTGGAGTGCCGCGCGGCGTTCTTCGACACCTCCCGCAACAACAGCGGCGTCTGGCACGACGTCAGCACCTGCGGCAACACCGCCAACCTGCGGGCCTTCCGGGAGCGCCGGCGGCTGATGGGCGGGACCGGCGATCAGGACGGCCGCCCGCAGCACGGCCTGCGCTGA
- a CDS encoding L,D-transpeptidase family protein codes for MRRVLTAAVALAAAATLATGCDTGGADQAAPAPSATAGPSSPADTPTASPSASTTPSDTPTSKPAPKPQKLRSGAKGERVVALQKRLTELGYWNGKPDGSFGGKTQQAVFALQKAAGLGRDGVVGPKTQKALDRGVRPKARSTSGRVIEISKKRQLLMLVNDGEVTEVFNTSTGSNQHYEQEGQTYLADTPSGRFRVSRQIDGWRHAPLGLLWRPKYFNGGIAVHGAASVPPYPASHGCARVSMAAMNYLWTTDKIPMQTKVWVY; via the coding sequence GTGCGCAGAGTTCTGACCGCCGCCGTGGCCCTGGCAGCCGCGGCAACGTTGGCCACCGGGTGCGACACCGGCGGCGCGGACCAGGCCGCACCGGCGCCCTCCGCGACCGCCGGCCCGTCGTCCCCGGCGGACACCCCGACGGCCTCCCCCTCGGCGTCCACGACACCGTCGGACACGCCCACGAGCAAGCCGGCGCCGAAGCCGCAAAAACTCAGGTCCGGAGCGAAAGGCGAGCGGGTCGTCGCCCTGCAGAAGCGCCTGACGGAGCTCGGCTACTGGAACGGCAAGCCCGACGGCTCCTTCGGCGGCAAGACCCAGCAGGCGGTGTTCGCGCTGCAGAAGGCGGCCGGCCTGGGCCGCGACGGCGTGGTCGGCCCCAAGACCCAGAAGGCCCTCGACCGGGGCGTACGCCCCAAGGCGCGGAGCACCAGCGGCCGGGTCATCGAGATCAGCAAGAAGCGGCAGCTGCTGATGCTCGTCAACGACGGCGAGGTGACCGAGGTCTTCAACACGTCCACCGGCTCGAACCAGCACTACGAGCAGGAGGGGCAGACGTACCTCGCCGACACCCCGAGCGGAAGGTTCCGGGTCTCCCGGCAGATCGACGGCTGGCGCCACGCGCCGCTGGGCCTGCTGTGGCGCCCGAAGTACTTCAACGGGGGCATCGCGGTGCACGGGGCGGCCAGCGTGCCGCCGTACCCGGCCTCGCACGGCTGCGCACGGGTGTCGATGGCGGCGATGAACTACCTGTGGACGACCGACAAGATCCCGATGCAGACGAAGGTGTGGGTCTACTGA
- the rho gene encoding transcription termination factor Rho, with protein sequence MTDNPGVGVPVDALLDIVGDRAWLRADGYLPGPDDIPVSPDQIRRLDLRRGDRVTGVARVGSRGDQPTGARTGGRKTAALQVDTVNGRKPGRRPGFYDLTALHPQERLRLETEPHILTTRVIDLVMPIGKGQRALVVAPPKAGKTMVLAQMANAIARNNPEVHLMLLLVDERPEEVTDLQRSVQGEVIAATFDRPPHEHAAVAELAIERAKRLVELGRDVVVLLDSLTRLGRAYNLLAPGRGRTLSGGLDSSALHPPKRFLGAARNIEDGGSLTIIASALIDTGSALDSVIFEEFKSTGNAELRLDRSLAEARIFPAIDLAASGTRHDESLQGPGELAIAAQIRRALNGQGRDGMRQLLGQLRGTASNAEFLRQVARTLAVAA encoded by the coding sequence ATGACGGACAATCCTGGCGTCGGCGTACCCGTCGACGCCCTCCTCGACATCGTCGGCGACCGCGCCTGGCTGCGCGCCGACGGCTACCTCCCCGGCCCGGACGACATCCCGGTGTCGCCCGACCAGATCCGCCGGCTCGACCTTCGCCGCGGCGACCGCGTCACGGGGGTCGCCCGCGTCGGCAGCCGCGGCGACCAGCCCACCGGCGCCCGCACCGGCGGACGGAAGACCGCCGCGTTGCAGGTCGACACGGTCAACGGCCGCAAGCCCGGACGCCGGCCGGGCTTCTACGACCTCACCGCACTCCACCCGCAGGAACGCCTGCGGCTGGAGACCGAACCGCACATCCTCACCACCCGCGTCATCGACCTCGTCATGCCGATCGGCAAGGGGCAGCGCGCGCTCGTCGTCGCGCCGCCCAAGGCGGGCAAGACCATGGTGCTGGCGCAGATGGCCAACGCGATCGCCCGCAACAACCCCGAGGTGCACCTGATGCTGCTGCTCGTCGACGAGCGGCCCGAAGAGGTCACCGACCTGCAGCGCTCGGTGCAGGGCGAGGTCATCGCCGCCACCTTCGACCGGCCGCCGCACGAGCACGCGGCGGTCGCCGAGCTCGCCATCGAACGCGCCAAGCGCCTCGTCGAACTCGGGCGGGACGTGGTGGTCCTGCTCGACTCGCTGACCCGGCTGGGGCGCGCGTACAACCTGCTCGCGCCGGGCCGGGGGCGTACGCTCTCCGGCGGCCTCGACTCCAGCGCCCTGCACCCACCGAAGCGCTTCCTCGGCGCCGCGCGCAACATCGAGGACGGCGGCTCGCTCACCATCATCGCCAGCGCGCTGATCGACACCGGCTCGGCCCTCGACTCGGTGATCTTCGAGGAGTTCAAGAGCACCGGCAACGCCGAGCTCCGGCTCGACCGCTCCCTCGCCGAGGCCCGCATCTTCCCCGCGATCGACCTCGCCGCCTCCGGCACCCGGCACGACGAGAGCCTGCAGGGCCCCGGCGAGCTGGCGATCGCCGCCCAGATCCGCCGCGCCCTCAACGGCCAGGGGCGCGACGGCATGCGCCAGCTCCTCGGCCAGCTGCGCGGCACGGCCTCGAACGCCGAATTCCTGCGTCAGGTCGCGCGGACGCTCGCGGTGGCCGCCTGA
- a CDS encoding phosphocholine-specific phospholipase C: protein MGTVDRRRFLQMAGLPAAAAALPLDLGKALAIPAHHRTGTIADVEHVIFLMQENRSFDHYFGTLRGVRGFADPHPMRRPDGKPVWEQPQTAGPDLLPFRPDVPDLGRTFLPDPPHGWNDGHAAWNGGRYDRWVPNKGVTTMTYHTRSDLPYQFALADAFTVCDNYHCSLLGPTDPNRYHMWTGWVGNDGSGGGPVITNAEAGYDWSTYPERLERAGIDWKIYQDVGLGLTAGGSWGWTQDPYIGNYGDNSLLYFHQYQNAQPGSPLADRAKSGTNVNALGRDPEALLSDFRADVSNGRLPAVSWIVAPEAYSEHPNWEPGYGAWYVSQVIDILAAHPEVWSKMALFITYDEEGGFFDHLAPPTPGESTVPTTNELFPGSPDHPAGPYGLGVRVPMIVVSPWTRGGWVNSQLFDHTSLIRFLEARFGAGRPDLTETNITPWRRAVTGDLTSAFDFRTPNRARPFRLPDTDDLKPEALVRHPDEVPVPPADQRLPRQEKGIRPARALPYALHADSHVTGTTLTITFRNAGRATAVFHARPVGGEPRTYTVEPGKTLTGTWPTADGYDVDVHGPNGFHRRFHSGQLGVRTDYDLRAEKVTLTFTNHGSSRLQLTVRDAYTSARTTVSLRAGQTAARSWPVVRTRGWYDLVVTGAGGEYRCAGHVENGKDSITDPAMGGLV from the coding sequence ATGGGTACCGTCGACCGCCGTCGTTTCCTGCAGATGGCCGGGCTCCCGGCCGCCGCCGCGGCTCTCCCGCTCGACCTCGGCAAGGCGCTCGCCATCCCGGCGCACCACCGCACCGGGACGATCGCCGACGTCGAGCACGTCATCTTCCTGATGCAGGAGAACCGCTCGTTCGACCACTACTTCGGCACGCTGCGGGGCGTACGCGGATTCGCCGACCCGCATCCGATGCGCCGGCCCGACGGCAAGCCGGTGTGGGAGCAGCCGCAGACCGCCGGCCCGGACCTGCTGCCGTTCCGGCCCGACGTGCCCGACCTGGGCCGCACGTTCCTGCCGGATCCACCGCACGGCTGGAACGACGGCCACGCCGCGTGGAACGGCGGCCGCTACGACCGTTGGGTGCCCAACAAGGGCGTCACCACGATGACGTACCACACCCGCTCGGACCTGCCGTACCAGTTCGCGCTGGCCGACGCCTTCACCGTCTGCGACAACTACCACTGCTCGCTGCTCGGCCCGACCGACCCGAACCGCTATCACATGTGGACCGGATGGGTGGGCAACGACGGCAGCGGCGGCGGCCCGGTCATCACCAACGCGGAGGCGGGCTACGACTGGTCGACGTACCCGGAGCGGCTGGAACGCGCCGGCATCGACTGGAAGATCTACCAGGACGTGGGCCTCGGGCTGACCGCCGGCGGCTCGTGGGGGTGGACGCAGGACCCGTACATCGGCAACTACGGCGACAACTCGCTGCTGTACTTCCACCAGTACCAGAACGCGCAGCCCGGTTCGCCGCTCGCCGACCGCGCCAAGTCAGGCACGAACGTCAACGCGCTCGGGCGTGATCCGGAGGCTCTGCTCAGCGACTTCCGCGCGGACGTGAGCAACGGCCGGCTGCCGGCGGTGTCGTGGATCGTCGCGCCGGAGGCGTACTCCGAACACCCGAACTGGGAGCCCGGGTACGGCGCCTGGTACGTCTCACAGGTCATCGACATCCTCGCTGCGCATCCCGAGGTGTGGAGCAAGATGGCGCTGTTCATCACGTACGACGAGGAGGGCGGCTTCTTCGACCACCTGGCGCCGCCGACGCCGGGCGAGTCGACGGTGCCGACGACGAACGAGCTCTTCCCCGGCAGCCCCGACCACCCGGCCGGCCCGTACGGCCTGGGCGTCCGCGTCCCGATGATCGTCGTGTCACCGTGGACCCGGGGCGGCTGGGTGAACTCGCAGCTGTTCGACCACACGTCGCTGATCCGCTTCCTCGAGGCCCGCTTCGGCGCCGGCCGCCCCGACCTGACCGAAACCAACATCACGCCGTGGCGGCGGGCGGTCACCGGCGACCTGACCAGCGCCTTCGATTTCCGTACGCCGAACCGCGCCCGGCCCTTCCGCCTCCCGGACACCGACGACCTCAAGCCGGAGGCCCTGGTACGCCACCCCGACGAGGTGCCCGTACCCCCGGCCGACCAGCGGCTCCCCCGCCAGGAGAAGGGCATCCGCCCGGCGCGCGCCCTCCCGTACGCCCTGCACGCCGACAGTCACGTGACCGGCACGACGCTGACCATCACGTTCCGCAACGCCGGCCGGGCCACGGCGGTCTTCCACGCCCGCCCGGTCGGCGGCGAGCCGCGCACGTACACCGTCGAGCCGGGCAAGACGCTGACCGGCACGTGGCCCACCGCGGACGGCTATGACGTCGATGTACACGGGCCCAACGGCTTCCACCGCCGCTTCCACAGTGGACAGCTGGGCGTGCGCACCGACTACGACCTCCGTGCGGAGAAGGTGACGCTGACGTTCACCAACCACGGAAGCAGCCGGCTGCAGCTGACCGTGCGGGACGCGTACACCTCGGCGCGCACGACGGTGTCGCTGCGCGCCGGCCAGACGGCGGCCAGATCATGGCCGGTGGTCCGCACCCGCGGCTGGTACGACCTCGTGGTGACCGGCGCGGGCGGCGAGTACCGCTGCGCCGGCCACGTGGAGAACGGCAAGGACAGCATCACCGACCCGGCGATGGGCGGTCTGGTCTAG
- a CDS encoding TIGR03086 family metal-binding protein encodes MTAATVDQLTATAERVGRLVAGVKPDQWGDPTPCEDWDVQSLVSHLVLGNAMVTSALTARPMTYRSLQAGFDESAATLTTAFRAPGILDRSVDVPFGRVTGAMALHLRLTELLVHGWDLARATGQPVDFAEDVVEQEITVTAPVLAGMPDGERPFAAAVAVNGSAPALDRLVARLGRRS; translated from the coding sequence GTGACCGCGGCGACCGTTGATCAGCTGACCGCGACGGCCGAACGCGTCGGGCGGCTGGTCGCCGGCGTGAAGCCCGACCAGTGGGGCGATCCGACGCCGTGCGAGGACTGGGACGTCCAGTCGCTGGTGAGCCATCTGGTGCTGGGCAACGCGATGGTGACCTCCGCGCTCACCGCCCGGCCGATGACGTACCGCAGCCTGCAGGCGGGTTTCGACGAGAGCGCCGCGACGCTGACGACCGCCTTCCGCGCCCCCGGCATCCTCGACCGCTCGGTCGACGTGCCGTTCGGCCGGGTGACCGGCGCGATGGCGCTGCACCTGCGGCTGACCGAGCTGCTCGTGCACGGCTGGGACCTCGCCCGCGCGACGGGCCAGCCGGTCGACTTCGCCGAGGACGTCGTCGAGCAGGAGATCACGGTGACCGCGCCCGTACTGGCCGGCATGCCGGACGGCGAACGGCCGTTCGCCGCCGCCGTCGCGGTGAACGGGTCGGCGCCGGCGCTGGACCGCCTGGTCGCCCGCCTGGGCCGCCGGAGCTAG
- a CDS encoding DUF6271 family protein, with the protein MRRVCLTVPTNRECTATLAEVVAEAAYAVEQFDVEVHLLVLDSSDHFAAHARALAGVDNVWHLDEPAQRAFLHRVVRRADVDKPDLLLDLMLPRALSYGACTNRAFLIAAALGCESVHRRDSDSFFQTYQGEKVFPIHPELLFLGRPAHLAGAAQNRLDPALHDATVSMVGGSFVGEMSVDIADIRGHEAYHDLVGLWAADGSTEEEKRALVEESFTGSAPFDGDEFILSVVDPMRVDMHNISFHGLHERIPLPPATDTIGSDYFLIHVADKARLPGVLHNRHIVNFHTPERKTDAGFLAYQMRYAKFILSMHYLHFIYQRMTSDDAGAIAAIVRDSTWQPREPNEAKIRSLEAAYRRLGGRFTTVADVVRDRRERLLFEARRDTDDFALLIDAWAALVGAARTTGVRDV; encoded by the coding sequence ATGCGTCGCGTCTGCCTGACCGTACCGACGAACCGGGAATGCACCGCGACGCTGGCGGAGGTGGTCGCGGAGGCGGCCTATGCCGTCGAGCAATTCGACGTCGAAGTGCACCTGCTCGTGCTGGATTCCTCGGACCACTTCGCGGCACACGCGCGTGCGCTCGCCGGGGTGGACAACGTCTGGCACCTGGACGAGCCGGCTCAGCGCGCCTTCCTGCACCGGGTGGTCCGGCGCGCCGACGTGGACAAGCCCGACCTGCTGCTCGACCTGATGCTTCCGCGCGCGCTCTCGTACGGCGCCTGCACGAACCGCGCCTTCCTGATCGCCGCGGCGCTGGGCTGCGAGTCGGTGCACCGCCGTGACTCGGACAGCTTCTTTCAGACGTACCAGGGCGAGAAGGTCTTCCCGATCCACCCGGAACTGCTCTTTCTGGGCAGGCCGGCGCACCTGGCCGGCGCCGCGCAGAACCGGCTGGACCCCGCCCTGCATGACGCCACGGTGAGCATGGTCGGCGGATCGTTCGTCGGGGAGATGTCCGTGGACATCGCCGACATCCGTGGCCACGAGGCCTACCACGACCTGGTCGGCCTCTGGGCCGCCGACGGCAGCACGGAGGAGGAGAAACGCGCGCTGGTCGAGGAATCCTTCACCGGCAGTGCGCCTTTCGACGGGGACGAATTCATCCTCTCCGTCGTCGATCCCATGCGGGTGGACATGCACAACATCAGCTTCCACGGGTTGCACGAGCGGATTCCGCTGCCGCCCGCGACCGACACCATCGGCAGCGACTACTTCCTCATTCACGTCGCCGACAAGGCGCGCCTGCCCGGAGTTCTGCACAACCGCCACATCGTCAATTTCCACACCCCGGAACGCAAGACCGACGCCGGTTTCCTGGCGTACCAGATGCGGTACGCGAAGTTCATTCTGTCCATGCACTACCTGCACTTCATCTACCAGCGGATGACCAGCGACGACGCGGGCGCGATCGCGGCGATCGTCCGGGACAGCACCTGGCAGCCGCGCGAGCCGAACGAGGCGAAGATCCGGAGCCTGGAGGCCGCGTACCGGCGGCTGGGCGGCCGGTTCACCACGGTCGCGGACGTCGTACGGGACCGGCGCGAACGGCTGCTCTTCGAGGCCCGCCGCGACACCGACGACTTCGCCCTGCTCATCGACGCGTGGGCGGCGCTGGTGGGGGCGGCCCGGACGACCGGCGTGCGCGATGTCTGA
- a CDS encoding GNAT family N-acetyltransferase: protein MSDRRHVRSALLAARDDRIVYDLTGIERQYDTLLAELPGVAVRFAMKACPVDEVLTCLAERGAGFDAASPGEIRQALRTGIAPGLVHYGNTVKSDSAIATAHRLGITTFATDCVEDVRAIAEHAPGARVFCRLATTGAGAVWGLTGKCGTSDPVSVLEEARRQGLVPSGLSVHVGSQQMTVQGWQRALDDLTTVVRRLAARGIHLDHVNLGGGLPARGYLDRDGTPLTPPTAGIFAAIRAGMRRLREAAHEELRFVIEPGRYLVADHSVIRAHVNRLTVRGQAWLYLSCGRFNGLFEGDRLRYRLEFPTRTGGRSIPAIVAGPTCDSDDTLGGVPVPVPADLASGDPVWISAAGAYATSYSTLHFNGFDPLPCVTVRAERVRPISAGDWHAIAELEAAAYSAKGLSEDPAVLRSRAARSPATSFVLDAGERIGGYLLALPYPRFRAPSLERAEDRTFDSANLHLHDIVVGPQFRGRGWAKRMVRHLTATARSLRYERISLVAVGGSAGFWSAQGYHPHPHAALPSGYGPDAVYMSRVITEEGPA, encoded by the coding sequence ATGTCTGACCGGCGCCACGTCCGGTCGGCGCTGCTGGCGGCCCGTGATGACCGGATCGTCTACGACCTGACCGGCATCGAGCGGCAGTACGACACCCTGCTCGCCGAGCTCCCCGGCGTCGCGGTGCGCTTCGCCATGAAGGCGTGCCCGGTGGACGAGGTGCTGACCTGCCTCGCCGAGCGCGGCGCCGGCTTCGACGCGGCCAGCCCCGGGGAGATCCGGCAGGCCCTGCGTACGGGCATCGCACCGGGCCTCGTGCACTACGGCAACACCGTCAAGTCCGACAGCGCGATCGCCACCGCGCACCGGCTGGGCATCACCACGTTCGCGACCGACTGCGTGGAGGACGTACGCGCCATCGCCGAGCACGCACCCGGCGCACGCGTGTTCTGCCGCCTGGCGACCACCGGCGCGGGCGCGGTCTGGGGTCTCACCGGCAAGTGCGGCACCAGCGACCCGGTCTCCGTCCTCGAGGAGGCCCGCCGGCAGGGACTGGTCCCGTCCGGCCTGTCGGTGCACGTCGGATCCCAGCAGATGACCGTGCAGGGCTGGCAGCGGGCGCTCGACGACCTCACCACGGTCGTGCGGCGCCTGGCGGCGCGCGGCATCCACCTCGACCACGTCAACCTCGGTGGCGGACTGCCCGCGCGCGGCTACCTCGACCGGGACGGCACCCCGCTGACCCCGCCGACCGCCGGCATCTTCGCCGCGATCCGGGCCGGCATGCGACGCCTGCGCGAGGCGGCGCACGAGGAGCTGCGGTTCGTCATCGAGCCGGGCCGCTACCTCGTCGCCGACCACAGCGTCATCCGCGCCCACGTCAACCGGCTGACCGTACGCGGGCAGGCCTGGCTGTACCTGAGCTGCGGCCGGTTCAACGGGCTGTTCGAGGGCGACCGGCTGCGCTACCGCCTGGAGTTCCCGACGCGCACCGGCGGGCGCAGCATCCCGGCGATCGTCGCGGGCCCCACCTGCGACAGCGACGACACGTTGGGAGGGGTACCCGTGCCCGTACCGGCCGATCTCGCCTCCGGTGATCCAGTGTGGATCTCAGCTGCGGGCGCGTACGCCACGAGCTACAGCACCCTGCACTTCAACGGCTTCGACCCGCTGCCCTGCGTGACGGTCCGCGCGGAACGCGTACGGCCGATCAGCGCCGGCGACTGGCACGCCATCGCGGAGCTCGAGGCCGCCGCGTACAGCGCGAAGGGGCTCTCCGAGGATCCCGCCGTGCTCCGGTCCCGGGCAGCCCGGTCGCCGGCCACCTCGTTCGTGCTGGACGCCGGCGAACGCATCGGCGGCTACCTGCTCGCCCTGCCGTACCCGCGCTTCCGGGCCCCGAGCCTCGAACGGGCGGAGGACAGGACGTTCGACTCGGCCAACCTGCACCTGCATGACATCGTTGTCGGCCCTCAATTCCGCGGCCGTGGCTGGGCGAAGCGCATGGTGCGGCACCTGACCGCGACGGCCCGCTCCCTCCGGTACGAGCGCATCTCGCTGGTCGCGGTCGGTGGATCCGCCGGCTTCTGGTCGGCGCAGGGATACCACCCGCACCCCCACGCCGCACTCCCCTCCGGATACGGCCCCGACGCCGTCTACATGTCCCGCGTCATCACAGAAGAGGGCCCCGCATGA
- a CDS encoding MFS transporter, with amino-acid sequence MSEFRRSQLAVAALFCFLGFQYSTWAARIPALSDRLDLTAGEVGVFLLAAGVGATVSFPLVARLIAMLGSRRLAIGSALVLVAALSGLAVVPTYPLALGILLVDGVAVGCLNVAMNAQGAALEARYGRNTMAKLHALFSGGIFGAALIASGVTTLTDAVPVHFAIAGALLLALILAARPALLHDDLPAPAKAAGRRWIRPSRITAWLGLAMLFTTITEGAMTDWSALYLEKIAHAAPHLLPLGIAVTSAMMVTARLFADGWRARWGDKRIVVTGGILAGAGLATALLAGGVIPALAGFACVGLGMAAVSPCLYVAAAREGSDTLTMAAAMSTTGLLAGPPVLGFIAEGSSLVWAMGAVAVTAWLAVLSVVPVRWPQPAPAPAAVH; translated from the coding sequence ATGAGCGAGTTCCGCCGCTCGCAGCTCGCTGTCGCCGCGCTGTTCTGCTTCCTCGGCTTCCAGTACTCGACGTGGGCGGCGCGCATCCCCGCGCTCAGCGACCGCCTCGACCTGACCGCCGGCGAGGTCGGCGTGTTCCTGCTCGCGGCCGGCGTGGGCGCGACGGTGTCGTTCCCTCTGGTCGCCCGGCTGATCGCAATGCTGGGTTCGCGGCGGCTCGCCATCGGCTCCGCGCTCGTGCTGGTCGCGGCGCTGTCCGGGCTCGCCGTGGTACCGACGTACCCGCTGGCGCTGGGCATCCTGCTCGTCGACGGTGTCGCGGTCGGCTGCCTCAACGTGGCCATGAACGCGCAGGGCGCCGCCCTCGAGGCCCGGTACGGGCGCAACACGATGGCGAAACTCCACGCCCTGTTCAGCGGCGGCATCTTCGGTGCGGCGCTAATCGCCTCGGGCGTCACCACGCTCACGGACGCCGTACCCGTGCACTTCGCGATCGCGGGCGCGCTCCTGCTGGCGCTGATCCTCGCGGCCCGCCCGGCCCTGCTGCACGACGACCTCCCGGCACCGGCGAAGGCCGCCGGCCGGCGCTGGATCCGCCCGTCCCGCATCACGGCCTGGCTGGGCCTGGCCATGCTCTTCACCACCATCACCGAGGGCGCGATGACCGACTGGTCGGCGCTCTACCTCGAGAAGATCGCGCATGCCGCGCCCCACCTGCTCCCGCTCGGCATCGCGGTCACCTCGGCCATGATGGTGACCGCCCGCCTGTTCGCCGACGGCTGGCGCGCCCGCTGGGGCGACAAGCGCATCGTCGTGACCGGCGGCATCCTGGCCGGCGCGGGCCTCGCGACGGCGCTGCTCGCCGGGGGCGTCATCCCGGCCCTGGCGGGCTTCGCCTGCGTCGGCCTCGGCATGGCCGCGGTCAGCCCCTGCCTGTACGTGGCGGCCGCCCGCGAAGGCTCTGACACGCTGACGATGGCAGCGGCCATGAGCACCACGGGACTCCTCGCGGGGCCGCCGGTGCTGGGCTTCATCGCCGAGGGCAGCAGCCTGGTGTGGGCGATGGGAGCGGTCGCGGTGACGGCGTGGCTGGCGGTGCTGTCCGTCGTACCCGTCCGCTGGCCGCAGCCCGCCCCGGCGCCGGCAGCCGTTCACTGA
- a CDS encoding MFS transporter: MTTGPKRQGLLLVVVGACFLMVMMDNTILNVALQAIQRDLHADNSQLQWAVDSYILVYASLMVTAGVIADRWGRRRTLAVGLVIFAVASALSAFAETPDSLILWRAVMGIGGAVVPPTTLAIIKDAVPENEQGRAMGIWAALGGLSVAFGPILGGALLDRFWWGSVFLINVPVAALGVALLFVAARESRSAAEFHLDLPGLLLSTAAIGAVVYGVIRAGEDNDWFAPASAGMILLGILLVAALVVVERRTAHPVLDVNLFRSAPFAGGTTAVSLAFFALTGGTFLLVFYVQLVLGHSPLELGLILLPVAVGSVFSAVSSAGAVRSWGFRRTVTLGLLLLALSFAGLLPATATSPLWELEVSLLVAGLGMGFVMGATTALAMTAVPADKAGVGGAVNNTLRQVGAALGVAVMGSVLSMAYRDHASAVLDVLPGQLRDQAGDSLGATLFVLAEGRQAPGLAVQAQSAFVDAMHVTLGVGIGVLLLGAVTTLAWVPSRVAGRMPAADAAAGAP, encoded by the coding sequence ATGACGACGGGGCCGAAACGGCAGGGTCTCCTGCTCGTGGTCGTCGGGGCCTGTTTCCTGATGGTGATGATGGACAACACCATCCTCAACGTCGCGTTGCAGGCGATCCAGCGGGACCTGCACGCCGACAACTCCCAGCTGCAGTGGGCCGTGGATTCGTACATCCTGGTGTACGCCTCGCTCATGGTCACCGCGGGCGTGATCGCCGACCGGTGGGGCCGGCGCCGGACGCTGGCGGTGGGCCTGGTGATCTTCGCCGTGGCGTCCGCGCTCTCCGCGTTCGCCGAGACGCCGGATTCGCTGATCCTGTGGCGCGCGGTCATGGGTATCGGCGGCGCGGTGGTGCCGCCCACCACGTTGGCGATCATCAAGGACGCCGTACCCGAGAACGAGCAGGGCAGGGCGATGGGCATCTGGGCGGCGCTCGGCGGTCTCTCGGTGGCCTTCGGCCCGATTCTCGGCGGCGCGCTGCTCGATCGCTTCTGGTGGGGCTCGGTGTTTCTCATCAACGTGCCGGTGGCCGCCCTCGGCGTGGCGCTGCTCTTCGTCGCCGCGCGGGAGTCGCGGTCGGCCGCGGAGTTCCACCTCGACCTGCCGGGTCTGCTGCTCTCGACCGCGGCGATCGGCGCTGTCGTCTACGGCGTGATCCGGGCCGGCGAGGACAACGACTGGTTCGCGCCGGCCTCGGCCGGAATGATCCTGCTCGGCATTCTGCTGGTGGCCGCCCTGGTGGTGGTCGAACGCAGGACGGCGCATCCGGTGCTCGACGTGAACCTGTTCCGCAGCGCGCCGTTCGCCGGCGGCACGACCGCGGTGTCGCTCGCCTTCTTCGCTCTCACCGGCGGCACCTTCCTGCTCGTCTTCTACGTGCAGCTGGTGCTCGGCCATTCGCCGCTGGAACTGGGCCTGATCCTGCTCCCGGTCGCGGTGGGCAGCGTGTTCTCGGCGGTGAGCAGCGCGGGCGCCGTACGTTCATGGGGGTTCCGCCGCACGGTGACCCTCGGTTTGCTGCTGCTGGCGCTGTCCTTCGCCGGTCTGCTGCCGGCCACCGCGACCTCGCCGCTCTGGGAACTCGAGGTGAGCCTTCTCGTGGCCGGCCTGGGAATGGGCTTCGTCATGGGCGCCACCACGGCTCTGGCCATGACCGCCGTACCGGCCGACAAGGCGGGGGTGGGCGGCGCGGTCAACAACACACTGCGACAGGTGGGCGCGGCGCTGGGCGTGGCCGTCATGGGGTCGGTGCTTTCCATGGCGTACCGGGATCACGCGTCCGCCGTGCTGGACGTGCTGCCGGGGCAGCTGCGTGACCAGGCCGGCGATTCGCTCGGCGCGACCCTGTTCGTGCTCGCCGAAGGCCGACAGGCGCCGGGGCTGGCCGTCCAGGCGCAGAGCGCGTTCGTCGACGCCATGCATGTCACGCTGGGGGTGGGCATCGGCGTGCTGTTGCTCGGTGCGGTCACCACGCTGGCCTGGGTGCCGAGCCGGGTCGCCGGGCGCATGCCCGCTGCGGACGCGGCGGCCGGCGCGCCCTGA